GAAATTACACCGACCACTGCCACTACCAGAGCGATTAAAAATGTAATCTGCTTTGGTGCATTAAGTTTCAAAATTCACCTCCGAAATAAATTATTATCACTAATATCAGATCAATCGCTATCGGCCCCGTTGCCTCACGGCAAGTCATATATAGCGTTTAATCTCAGGGCGTTTATTATTGGAATATTAGCACACTAAGACATGCTGGTAAAGACAAAACAACTAACTTAGAGATTTGCATAATATTGTTGTAATGCCTATTGCTCCAAATTATCAGATATCAAAGATAACCTCTGACTCCCAGATATTATTTTTCTTCTCAACTTTGAGCATGTGATAGGTAGCTGCTTTTATTAATAATTTTTTTTCATGTTTTTGAAGGTCGAATCTTTCTCCTGAAACAACCGCCCTAAGTTCATTATTTTTTATCTCGGATATACTTATGTTTCTGCCTAAAAAATTGTATGCATCAAACTCAAATATTAATTCGTTGAGCCATGAAATCAAAAGGCTTTCGACTGAGGAATTTTCCGTAGCGATCTCCACCGTCTTTCTTTCATCTATTTTTTCAAGATCAGTGATGAGGCTGTACATCCCAAGCGCAGTGTTTACAAATAACTGTTCGAGATTTTCTCCCCAAGCCCTGATACCTATGTCGCCTGATATGTCAATTATCTCGAACTTTCTCATGCCTTTTTATCATGCAATTGTTCATCACTCAGGATATCAGCCAGTCTTGCAAAATCCTCGATGCTCAGCGTGCCTGCTCTTCTCATATGGTCAATTCCTGCTGATGAGAGAATCTCCCTTATATTTTCAGAGAACGATTTTAAAGAGTTAGAGATTATTTTTCTTCTCTGTGTGAAAGAAGCTTTTATGAGACGAAACATGAGTTTTTCATCGTTAACTTTTATTGGAGGTGATTCTCGCATTTTCATCTTAACAACAGCAGAGTCTACTTTAGGAACAGGCCTGAATGCGCCTCGTGGGATTATGAACTTCAATTCAGGCTCAGAATAATATTGGATCATCAATGAAAGAACTCCATAATCTTTAACCCCAGGTTTTGCAACGATTCTTTCCGCCACTTCTTTCTGGATAGTGAGTGTCATGGACTTAAGATTTTTTCTGCTCTCGATGAGGCGGAATATTATTGGAGTTGTGATGTAGTATGGGATGTTTGCAACAACCATGAATTCTGACAGTGTTTCATAAGGGTAGTCAAGCGCATCTCCATTGATCAGCACTATGTTCTTATGTCTGTTTAGCTCTTCTTTTAAGTTTTGGTACAGGTCTCTGTCATATTCTATTGCAATAACATTATCAGCCTTTATTGCAAGCATCTTTGTCAGTCTTCCGTGTCCGGGACCTATCTCTACAACAGTATCTCCCAGTTTGATTCCTGAGACCTCGACGATCCTCTGGAGAATAGAAGGGTCAAAAAGAAAATTCTGTCCAAGATGTTTTTTAGCTTTTAACGGGCATTTAAGTTTTTTAACCTTATCGCTGACTTTGAGAAACTTGAGCGGTTTCATAGATTAATTATATCAGAAGGAATATCTGGAGTCTGGTTCTGAGTTTTATAAAACTTATTAGTTTTAATAAATTGAGAGCAGATATAAAAAATGTCCCTT
Above is a genomic segment from Nitrospiraceae bacterium containing:
- a CDS encoding archease, coding for MRKFEIIDISGDIGIRAWGENLEQLFVNTALGMYSLITDLEKIDERKTVEIATENSSVESLLISWLNELIFEFDAYNFLGRNISISEIKNNELRAVVSGERFDLQKHEKKLLIKAATYHMLKVEKKNNIWESEVIFDI
- the rsmA gene encoding 16S rRNA (adenine(1518)-N(6)/adenine(1519)-N(6))-dimethyltransferase RsmA, giving the protein MKPLKFLKVSDKVKKLKCPLKAKKHLGQNFLFDPSILQRIVEVSGIKLGDTVVEIGPGHGRLTKMLAIKADNVIAIEYDRDLYQNLKEELNRHKNIVLINGDALDYPYETLSEFMVVANIPYYITTPIIFRLIESRKNLKSMTLTIQKEVAERIVAKPGVKDYGVLSLMIQYYSEPELKFIIPRGAFRPVPKVDSAVVKMKMRESPPIKVNDEKLMFRLIKASFTQRRKIISNSLKSFSENIREILSSAGIDHMRRAGTLSIEDFARLADILSDEQLHDKKA